CATGTTCGCAATGTTGTAGCCGGCGTAATAGATGCTCCACTCTTCAAACCACCCGCCAACGATCAACGTGCTTGGTGCGGTCGTTGTAACGTTTACCGAAGTTCCGGGCGACGTACCGGCATAGTCAGTAGCGGCTACTGTGAAGGTATAAGTGGTGGATGGAGCCAACCCGCTCTCAACATCGGATGCAGTCGTTGAAGTTAGAGTGGACGGTCCTCCCGATATCGAGTAGCTGACAGTGCAGCCGGATGGAGCAGATACTGCTGTCCAACTAATATTTGCAGTTGAGGAAGTTGCACCTGAAGCCGTCAACCCTGTTGGCGCGCTGGGTTTAGTCGTGCAGGAGCTTGCAGATGTCTTCACATTGAGAGCGGAGCTCGCTGCTGAAGTGCCAGCAGAGTCGGTCGCCTCCACTGTAAAGCTGTAAGTCGTCGAAGGAGTTAGGCCACTAACTGCATCGGATGGCGTGGTCGGGGTTGCGATGGAGGTTCCACCCTGCAGTACCTTATAGCTAACAGTGCACCCTGTTGGAGTGGTGTCCGCTGTCCAACTTAGGTTCGTGCCGGAGCTGGTTGTCCCTGAAGCCGCCAATCCAGTTGGGACACTGGGTACAGTTGTGCAGCTCGAACAGGCTCCTGTTGCAGTCCAGGGCAGCCCACTGCCGGCGCCACCGCTGTTGGTCGCCGGACTCTGGTTCTGTGTCCAATAGTTAGCGACATAGTTTTGCCCTCCCAGGCTCGCTGTCATTCCCGCAGTGTAGACAGCAGTGGCGCTCCACGCTGTACCGCACGTGCCTCCGCCACCGCCGGACCCTGCCAGAGTCGTCACATTCACTGCAGGGCTGGCGGCTGATGTGCCCGCGGCATCTGTCGCTTCGACGGCGAAGCTGTATGTGGTTGAAGCGGAAAGGCCAGTTACAGCATCGGATGTTGTCGTCGGCGCCGCAATAGAGGTTGCCCCCTGCAATACTTTGTAACTAACGCTACAGCCTGTGGGGGAGCTGACTGCAGACCAACTAAGATTCGTGCTGGAACTAGTGGTTCCAGAAGCCGTTAGACCTGTAGGAGTGCTGGGTATCGTTGTACAGGAGCTGCCGCTGCCGACCTTTTGCCAAAGGGCTGGAGCGTCGATGGGATCCCAACCTGCTTCGGAGACATTAGCTTGGAGCGCTTGGTATTCGACACCTTGATACATCACCAGCGAACCAACAGAGTAAGACACACCGACCGCCCAATTGGGAATGGTCTGGGCGGAGGCCCTGGTGGGCAGCATGGGCATGATCAGGCTGAGGAGCAGGAATAAAGGGAGAACAGCGCGTTTCATGGAATCTCCTTGAACTCGATGGGCAGGTTGCACCCGCCCGCGGTTTGAAAGTTGGAAACTCGGATAGAGTCGCATCAGATCACTCTCGGCAAGACCTGGTAAGCGGCACCGTGATAAAGCATCGAGCGAACAGGATAGGAGAGAGGATCCATGATGCGATCCAAGTGCCCATGACACAGCCAACCAGGATTACGGGAGTAAGCGCTTCGACGTTCG
The nucleotide sequence above comes from Tunturibacter empetritectus. Encoded proteins:
- a CDS encoding glycosyl hydrolase family 18 protein, whose amino-acid sequence is MKRAVLPLFLLLSLIMPMLPTRASAQTIPNWAVGVSYSVGSLVMYQGVEYQALQANVSEAGWDPIDAPALWQKVGSGSSCTTIPSTPTGLTASGTTSSSTNLSWSAVSSPTGCSVSYKVLQGATSIAAPTTTSDAVTGLSASTTYSFAVEATDAAGTSAASPAVNVTTLAGSGGGGGTCGTAWSATAVYTAGMTASLGGQNYVANYWTQNQSPATNSGGAGSGLPWTATGACSSCTTVPSVPTGLAASGTTSSGTNLSWTADTTPTGCTVSYKVLQGGTSIATPTTPSDAVSGLTPSTTYSFTVEATDSAGTSAASSALNVKTSASSCTTKPSAPTGLTASGATSSTANISWTAVSAPSGCTVSYSISGGPSTLTSTTASDVESGLAPSTTYTFTVAATDYAGTSPGTSVNVTTTAPSTLIVGGWFEEWSIYYAGYNIANMQTNGVADKLTHLFYAFSGLTAPTSATAACVIADSYADYQKLGVPQVTGPYSGAGGVYGNFGAIQQLKAAHPNLKTIISIGGANAAAVTAFTTAASTAAGRTALASSCINIFIQGNIASGITAPGLFDGINIDWEFPTPTDTTNFTALLTEFRRQLTALSATTGKTYQLTFDAPAGPSDANNPGGFDTIDIPGTFAQSDFVTIDGYNYAGDWKLATNDASPIYDDAADPLNGTGNTIDATVNYYLAKGVPAYKYTMGFPAYGAGWTGGLNSTNCGEYQNATAVSPVPNANGAGVCSTGNNQSSPAAGCDTLLTNGLATYGTIKNLLSNGYTACYDSTRIATSAFNPTTQTVFSYDDATSIAAKATYIKAHGLGGGYVWAVKDDDANGTIVKSLAAGLNP